GAAAGGATCATGCTTGCTGTGACTGAAGTAAATAAGTGTGCTATATGCTCTTACGCCCATACTAAAAGGGCTCTTGAAAGTGGAATGACCGCGGAGGAAATCCAAAATATGCTTTCTGGGATTATGGATGATGTTCCTGATGATGAGGTGGCAGCAGTCATGTTTGCACAGCACTATGCTGATACCAGGGGAAACCCTACCATGGAATCATGGCAACGCATTGTACAAATTTATGGCACATCCCAAGCAAAAGGCATACTTGGTTCTATCCGCATGATCATGATTGGAAATACTTATGGTATTCCATGGAGTTCCTTTTTTAACAGATTTCAGGGGCAAGCTGATCCAAGAAGTAGTCTGCACTATGAATTAACCATGATCCTAGGAACTCTCCTTATACCAGTTTCTTTCATCCACGCTTTAATAGCAAATCTGTTAAAAAAGCCGATTATAAGTTTCTAAACAACCATCTTGGCCAAATTTAGTTATTATCTTTTTTAAATAATTATTCCAATTCAAATAATCATAATCTCACTAAAAACATTTAATAAACACATCAAATTCCAATTATGCTGGTGATAAATCCTAAAATCAAGATTAATGATAATGCAGTGAATGTTTGTTTCATTACCTAGCTAATTGTAGAATCCACTATCTGAGTGGCTTCAGGCATTAACTCTGGGATATCCGGGGTGTTTGTGTATGCATTGTCTCCACGTAGCTGAACAGACTATCCTGGACCGGTTCTGTGGTCATATTCCCAGCCAGGCTGGATGATTCCATACCAGTTGCCAACCCTCCGAATATTCTGATTAATAGTAAAACTTCTATTAAAGCAGTTCCTACCAAGTAACCTGAGTTTTTAAAGGAGTTATATAATCCAGAGGCACCGGTTTCCTGTTGATCTTTGGCAGCAGACATGGTGGGATTGGTTAACTGTGACAGTAAAAGACCGATTCCCACGCTAAATACCATTGTACTGGAAATAATATCCATCATTTGAGTTTGTAAATTGAACACTCCTCCCAGTAGGAAAGTTCCACATGCTGTGACGAGAAAACCAATCATAAGGACATACTTCGACTCTAAAATTTATTTTGTTTCCATTTGTTTTCGGTCATTTCCCTTATTAAGATGTTATTGATCATATAATCATTGGTTTTCAGCGTGTATTTATAATAATTATTTATAGTGGTTTTTTATATTAAATTACAAGGGGCTTGTTTGGAAGAACTTTAGGAGGGAAAAATATGGCCGAGGAAAACAATGTTTTATTAGGTATTTTAGCAATTATTTTAGGTATTTTAGTAATGGCATTCCCGATTTTCAGTGTATTTACAGCAAGTGTTCTTGCAGGGTTAGCTATAATGTTATTAGGAATATGGTTACTGGTACAAAGCTTTGGAACATGGAGTGCAAGCAAAGCTGCCAGCATAGCCTATCTGATCCTGGGAATTATTGCCATAATAGGTGGAATCGGGTTATTTGGCCACGTACTGGCATTTAGCTTCTTAGCTAGCTTCTGGCTTTACTTTGTTGGAATTTTCCTGATAATCTCCGGTATAATGTCCTTCTTCACTCAAGAAGGAACTGCAGGTAAAGGAGTTGGAGGTTTAGGTATAATATTGGGTATATTGTACATCATATTAGGGGCTTATGCTTGGAACCCAGTTTATCTCGCATTTTTAATTGGATTATGGTTAATAATTGAAGGAATAAGTTTATTCTTTGTCAACCCATCTGATACAACAAGTGAATAAACTCCAAAATAAATTATAAACTCAAACAAGCCCCTTTTTTAATTTTAACTTTTTTTATTTTTAATTAAACCTTTAAAATACAATGTCAGATTATGAGAAGATAGAAAAAAATTAAGGGAGTAATAACAACAGATAACAACCATGTTCTGGTGTTATTTATTCTTCTTTGGTATCAATCTCATGATACTGGGCTAATAATCTCTCTTCTTCCTCTTTTTTCGGAAACTTGAAGAATACTATGGCCGCTCCAATGAGGATGGCCACAATCCCGGCGAGGTATGCCCAGTGATCTCCTGCTAAAAAGGAATTTTTTGCCGCAGCTATGATCTGGGTTGAATATTGCGGATGCTGCTGTGCAAGTTCAGCTGCACTGGAGAATGATTTTTGGAGTGTTGCTTCAATGCCACTGGTTATCTGCTGCTGGGCAGAAGAGGGTAAACTACTAATTTGTGAAGCAATGGACCTGGAATAGCCGGCTGTTAGCAACGCTCCAAATATGGAAGTCATTATTGCACCACCAAAATCACGTTGTAAATCTGCTGTTCCAGAAGCCATACCTTCTCGTTCAACAGGAACTGAACCAGTAAGAGAATGAGAAGCAGGAGTTCCCGCCAATCCAACCCCAATTCCTACAAATGCGTAAGCCAATCCCACCTTCCAGTAGGGTATGTGATCCTGCCATAATAGTAACATGGTGAGAAATCCTAACAAGCAGAATACATAACCTGACAGGAGGGTGAATCTGGATCCATGGGATTCAACAAGTTTTGCAGAGTGGGGTGCTACTAAAATCATCAGTACTGCTGCAGGTAAAATAGCCAGACCTGAATCCAGGGTTGAGTAACTGAGAACATTTTGTAAAAACTGTTGACCGATATACATGGCACCCATGAGGGCCCCAAAAACTATTATCCCGGCACATGCTGCTACCCAGAAGATACTACGACTGGCAACTTTAAGATCATAAAGAGGATTTTTTATACGGCGTTGGCGCCTTATAAATAGAATTCCTGTAGCAGCGGCAACTATCAAAAAACCAATTATCAGGGTTCCTGAATTCGGAACAGGGGCGAAGTTAATGGCCAGGGTCAATGTTCCCAGAAAGATAAGGGAAAATAACCCTCCAATATTATCAACTGGAGCTTTTGTCTCGCTAATATGGGCAGGAATGAATTTGATTACCATGATCAGTGCTATCACGGCTAAAGGTAATGTAATTAGGAACACAGAACCCCAATCAGCAAATGTTAACAAATATCCGGAGATAACTGGTCCAAGAGAGGCAATGGCAGCACCTATTCCTGACCATAATGCAATAGCTCTGGTTCGTGTGGGTCCAGACCATAAAGCAGCTATAAGTGCTAAAGTGGTTGGGAAAGCCATCCCAGCGGCTAAACCACCAATGATACGGGCACCAATTAGGATCTCGACAGAAGGTGCAAAACCAGCAACAATAGATGAGGGTATAGCCAGGATAGTTCCCAGGATCAACATCATTTTCCTACCATGGTGGTCACCTAAGGCACCGAACCATAGAACTGATGCAGCCAGACCCAGGGAGTAACCCACTGCCACCAGATTAATCTGAACCTGAGAAGCATCAAAAGCAAAACCTATGGATGGAAGAGCTACATTGGCCACAGATAAGTTTAAATTAGCCACTGCAGCCACAAAAATAAGAGTGGCTAGAGCTATCATTCCTGTTGCATTGTTTTTATTATCTACTGGTGTTGGATCCATTTTTATCCCCTGTAACCTACATTTATCGCAAATATTATGTTTTAAACAATCTATATATTTAACCATAATTTTACTTAGATAGTTTAAAATATCCATTGGAACACATAGGATTTTACACAAGTTTGAAAGTTATAATCTAAAATAGGGAAGATGATAAAGATGGAAGATTTGAGAATACCACCTTTTCTCCAGCAAATCATTGTTATAGCCGTTATTTTCCTGGTAATTATTGGAATGAAATACAGTTCTGAAATTTTAGGACCAATACTCCTTACAGTATTCATCAGCATAATAATATATCCTTTTTTAAAGTGGCTGGAAAAAAGAGGCCTTTCTTACAACCAGTCAATTGTTGTAACCCTGGTTGCAACATTTGCATTAGGATTATCAATAATATGGTTTTTAGCAGTTTCATTGGTTGAACTAATAAAACAACTACCTAGTTTAACCATAACTAGCGGGGGTATCCTGGCCCAATACGGAAATGACATAATAAAATTCCTGGTCAGCAACATTCCCCTGGGGAATATTTCAGGATTTATAGCTACAGGGATTTTCATGCTCTTTGCTATTATATTCCTGGTATATGAGCTTCCTCAAATAAAAATAAGACTTACTAAGGGGTTAGGTGCAGATAACCCTAATTTACGTAAAATATTTGATATCATCGATGCCAATATCAAATACTTCATAATCAGAGCAAAGGTGAACCTGATTTATGGAATAGGTGTTTCAGCCATCCTGTTTGTATTCGACATTAACTTCGCAGTTCTCTGGGGATTATTAACATTTGCTCTGGGATTCATCCCCTATTTAGGAATTATGTTAGCAGCAATACCACCAGTATTAGTTGCATGGGCTAAATATGGCATTTGGGGAGCTATTTCAATGGGTCTTTTCTTTATAGTTATTAACACCATAGCTGAAAGTTATATATTCCCTAAACTAACTGGAAAAGGCCTTCAGATGTCAGTTTTTGTGGTATTTGTTTCATTATTTGTGTGGGGATGGATTATAGGACCTACAGGATTTTTAATTGGAGTGCCTTTGACCTTAATTGTAATAAATTATCTGGAAAACTTTCATGAAACACGCTGGCTGGCATCACTCATGATAAGCAAAGAGGAAGATGAAGAAGAAAAAGATTCAAAAGCAGATCAAACATAATGCAAATTAAAATAGTTTAGATCACAAAAAAAAATTTGGAAAAATGTGAAAACAGGTGTCAAAAAATGCTGATTTTAACATCACCAACAATTGAAGGGAAAAAAATCATCGAATATCACGGTTTAGTTACAGGAGACGCCCTTTTAGGAGCAAATCTATATAAAGATTTGTTTTCAGGGGTTAGGGATGTGGTAGGTGGAAGAACCTCTAAATACGAGGAAGAGCTTACCACTGCCAGAAGTATTGCTCTAAAGAGCATGACTGAAAAAGCAGAAGAAAAAGGGGCTAATGCAATCATAGGGACTCGGGTGGCCTATCATAATTTGGGAGGCACCATGGGGAACACTATAATGGTCACCGTAGTTGGAACCGCAGTTTCGTTCCAGGAATAAATAATTTAATCTTGATTTGGAAGGTGGATCATGGTTACACATGGTAATGTTATTATTGAAAAACGCTGGGCACTGTTTGCCATATTATTAGGAATTTTACTAGGATTTGGCTCTGCTCTTATCTGCCTGGCATGGAATCTAGTAATTTTCGGATTCAACATCATGTACATAGTTTCACCATTACTGGCAGGATTTGTTGAAACAGTCATAGCAAACAGAAAATATGGTAAAAGTACTGGTGCCATCAGTGCTCTTTTAACATTCCTTTTAATTAATGGTTATGGATGGTTTAGTCCAGGTTGGATTTTCCCTAAAGAACCAGTTACTCTCAGTTTAATCACCATAATTGCCATAATACTGACAATACAAGCAGCATTCCCTATATTTGTCAATCATATTCTTTTAGTGGTAGTACCTGGCATAATTTTCCGTTTAATGGGCGCACTGGTGAGGACTCCTTCGGAAATAATTCAAGCAACATCTCCTGAAACAGGGAAAAGAGAAAAACAAGCTGATGAAATCTTTCTTGATGAATTAGCATTACCATTGATATCAGTTCCAGATGTGAATCATGGAAAGATAAAAAATTATGTAGGGCTAGTTATAGGAGAAGCCATAGCCGAACAAAAGGATTCTGAGGGACGTTTTTCAACTATTCTAAAACTTATCGTACCTGCCAGTCTAGATGATTACAATTTGGGGGAGGCCAAGAAGTTGGCTTTATCTCAGATGCTGGAAAATGCTGAATCAATGGGAGCCAATGGGGTGGTTGAAGTTTCACTTGACTTTGTATCCATGGGAGGATTACAAGGCAGTGTAACCATTGTAACTGCAACAGGAACCGCAGTCATATTTAATGAACAAAATAATCCAAGGGACAATTTAATTAATAAAGACCCTAAACAGGAATTAATTGAAAACGATGTTCGTACCAGCGAATCGATTGCCAATAGTAATTAGGGTATGAAATGAGATAAAATGTGGAATAAAGAAGTAAGTGATAAAATGAGAGGAGATGATATATCCAATGAGATCAGCCAATGTTAATTAGAACTGGATAAAGTTAACGAAAACTTAGAACTGGCTTAAAAATTTGCCAAAAAAATTATTTTAACCACCACTTGGAAAAAAAGATTTTTTAACGTGTTTGAAGATTTGGAAGGGTATAAAAATACAGAAACGAATATAAAAAGGTGATTAACATGAGATTAAAAGAAAAAATCATTGGGAAAGAAGTAGTAGATATTAATGCAATGGTAATTGGCAGTGTGAAGGATGTGGAAGTGAATTTTGAAAGTAAAACATTAGAAGCATTCATTGTAGGGAAGGGAGGACTTCTGGAAGGTTTGGGAAGTTCTAGAAATGATATTATAATTCCTCATAGTATGGTTGTGGCTGTGGGGGATAAAATTATTGTGAAAAGCGAAAACCAACATTTATAGTGCAATTTTACCGGTTTGCTATTTATGGGATGATTTTAAACAACAACTGAAAATAGCATGATAATCAGATGTACCATGTTTTCCAGATGAAAACATAGATGAATTATGTTAGTTAAGACCGGTGATGTTTGTTTTTCTAGACGGTTCTTACCATGAAAACTCCCTATTCAACAGCAGCATCATGCCCACCCATATAAACTGTTGTGGGGGTTCTTTTGACAGATATAACCTGAGAATATTCTATTGGCACTACCCTGTTCTCTGGATTTGTGTAATTTATTTTTTCCCATAGAACAATCCCCCTGCATATTTCTTAACATCTATTTCGGACTTTTTAACTTAGATTAATACATAATAAGAATAGGGTCAATGATGTTATAATTGTGGTTAAATTTAGGGTATATTATGGTATGATTTGGGAAAATTGATTTAAATGTTGATTTCTAATTTTATTATTGGTTTTCTAAGATCTAGAAAAAAATTTAGGTAATTGAAAAAAAGCCATAAATATTCCCCAGGCACGCCTCCATCCTCTCTTTATCTGGGGAATTACCCTCATGGGTTGGTGAATCAAAAAGGATATTTGGATTTTTTTCTAAACACTACTTATAAAAATTGGATTATAAATTTACCACTAAAAAAAAAACGATATTTCAAAATATGTATCAGGTTTTTTCAGGAGTGAAGAACTTCATTTGAGTATTAAATATGTATTAAGATTTTTCTACAGAAGCACTGATTTAATATCTTCTTATTTAAGTTTTATTTTTGTTACAATACTCATTGGACCATATAAAATTTGCTTCTGCATTATCCAAAGTTTTAAGGCGCATATTTGAGGTTATAACTCATTCAGGGTTATTCGGATACTGAGATTGTTTTTAGTTTTAAAGAAAAAAATGGGACTAATACTAAAAAAAAGACATAAAATCAGGACATTTTACGTTTTTCAGGATTAAAACTAAGATATTAGATTTTTTTTATGCAAGTGATATGAAAACCTTTATAGAATTTAGGTTGATATTAAATTGGAGATGAATAATCATTATTTTTTTCTTTAAAATTATCCTCAATTCTCTTTTTATAATTTAACTCGTTAAACACAATCTTAAATTCGGTTCCATTGTCTCGGTTAATCTTTACATTAGCATCGATCTGATGAACTAAGCTATTTAAGAGTTGAAGCCCGAGTGTTTCTGTATTTTGTGGATCAAGATCTGCTGGTAATCCAATTCCATCATCAGAAATGGTGAGTTGCATCTGTTCTGAGAGTGATTTGAGAGCTATGGTTATTGTTCCCTTTTTCTGGGGGAATGCGTATTTTATACTGTTGGTTACCAGTTCATTGATGATGAGTCCCAGGGGTATGGCAGTTTCCAGCCCCATTTCTATGTTATCTACCTGGATGATAGGGGTTATTGTTCCTGTTTTCACCCCGTAAGAGTATAAAATATCAAAAACAAGTTTTTCAACATATTCTTTGAAGTTTATATGGCTCAGATCACGAGATTGATAAAGTTTTTCATGGATCATGGCCATGGATTTCACTCTTCCCTGACTTTCCTTTAACACACCAATGGTTTCTTCTTTCTCTACGTGTTGTGTCTGCAGATTCAAGAGACTGGAGACAATCTGCATGTTATTTTTAACTCGATGATTAATTTCTCGCAGTAAAACATCTTTTTCTCTTAAAGATTCTTTAATAGCTTCTTCAGCACGAGAACGTTGTATTGCTATGGATGCCTGGTTTACAATTGTTTCAATTGCGTTTTCATGCTCCATGGATTTTCCTGGGGGTAAAGTTATGGCTAGACCTCCATAATTTTCGTCACTAAATGAAAATCCAATGTTATACATCTCATCAATATTGAATTTTTTCTCTAAGATGTTGCAAACTTTTCGAGGGATTTTTCCAAGGGTTAAACCGTATATTCCCTCTTCAAATTGGGTTAATTCTCCACTTTGGTATGATTTTCCTTCTTCAGCATTAAATTCTTCAAGTGGGAATTTAATTTTGAAGAGATCTATTCCTACTATTTTTTCAAGTTTTTTTAAACCGTGTTCATGGCCTAAAATTTCAGTTATGCGTATATTTTTTTGATCAGGGGCTATGGCACGGACAATAATGTAAGAATCAGGTAATAGTTTTCGAACAGCTTCTGCAATAATAGAGTATATTTCAGCAGAATTTTTAACTCCAGTAAGTTCCATTACCACATCGTTGATTATTCTTTGTTCAAAGAATGAAGTTTGCAGAATTTTTTCTGACTTTTTACGCTCAGTTACATCACGAATTGACTCTATGGCCCCCTGAACATGGCCTTCATCATCATAAAGTGGGCTTGCTTTTCCCCAGAGAACACAGTTAACTCCATTTAATGGTGCTTCTGTTTCTGCTAAAACAACATTGCCTTCCCTTTTTAAATAGCGGTATCTATTTTCTATGCTTTCATCAGATTGATTTAAAAGATCAATCAATATAGGTCTGCGCATACCATAAAATGGCAGCGAATATTCGTAATTTCCCTTTCCAATCATGTTCTGAGCTTTAAACCCGGTCATATTCTCAATAGCCTTATTCCAAGCTATTACTTTTCCTTTGTTGTCAATGGCAAAGGTAGCATCGGGTAAAAACTCAATAATTCCAGATAAACGTTGTTTAGATTCTTTTAACGCCATTTCTGTCTTTTTTCTTTCCGTGATGTTGATTACTCCAATTAATGAACCCTGGTAAGTTCCCTTCTTGTCAGTAAGGGGAGTTGCTGCTATGGTGGTGTAAATTTTTACCCCATCTTTCCTGATGAATCCAAAATCATATTGTTCACTTAATCCTTGTTTTCGTCTTAACAATTTTTTCCTGGAAAATTCAACATCACTCTCATCAACAAAGTCGAATAAAGGTTTTCCCATCATTTCTTCAATAGTGTATCCCAACATATCCGTCATACTCTCATTTACAAAGCTGGTGTAGCCATCTTTGTCAATCCTCCAGACACCTCTTTGTAAATTTTCAACAAGTAGTCGGTAATTCTCTTCACTTTTGGGGGATATGTTTTCAATCTGTTTATGTTCTGTAATATTAAATATAGTTATGATAATGCGGTAAAATTCATCTTCAACATTTTTTAATGGTGTTAAACTTATTAACCACCAATTTTCTATCTCTGATAAGTTAATATGGTTTTTATATTGGATGGTTTCTCCACTTTCAAGACATTCACTGATTTTTTCATATAAATGATGTTGAACTTCAAATAGATCAACAGGGGCAAAATCAGATAAATTTTCACCGATCCCTCCACTTTTTTTGATTCCGGTGGCACGTTCAAAGGCATCATTGTAACTGGATATAATGTAATTTCCATCTCTAGCAATGTCTAAAACTAGAATCGGCAATTGTGAATCATGATAAATGCTCTTTAAGAAGATTTCGGTTTCATGCAATTTATTAGTTATAGTTCTAAAACGGTGTTTATACTCCTTTGAAGTAACTTCCATGTTGTGTTTGTAAAGTGCCAGCTGGATGGTGACTTTCAATTCAGTGTTACTAACTGGTTTTAACAGGTAACCGCAGGGCTCAGTAACCAATGTTTTTTTGATTATTGGTTCATCAAAAGGGGTGATTATGTAAACTATGGGGATATCCATTTTTGCAATGGTTTTTACACCATCAAATTTTCCATGTAATATAATATCCATCAAAATAAGATCAGGATTCAGTTCATGAGATTTTTTTAGGGCATTTTCAACAGAAGAGGTGGTATAAATGGTATCATGCCCAATAGAATGAATCATGTTCTTCAAGTGTTGTACATCACAACCTTTGTCTCCAATAATAAGAATTTTGGCCAGTTTTAGCCCCCCCTAGTTAACCAAATCAGTGTTAACCA
The Methanobacterium petrolearium genome window above contains:
- a CDS encoding carboxymuconolactone decarboxylase family protein, with the protein product MKFGKKLYTVKESYWIFYNGVRTLKYFFKARRNKEISPQFTERIMLAVTEVNKCAICSYAHTKRALESGMTAEEIQNMLSGIMDDVPDDEVAAVMFAQHYADTRGNPTMESWQRIVQIYGTSQAKGILGSIRMIMIGNTYGIPWSSFFNRFQGQADPRSSLHYELTMILGTLLIPVSFIHALIANLLKKPIISF
- a CDS encoding DUF308 domain-containing protein; translation: MAEENNVLLGILAIILGILVMAFPIFSVFTASVLAGLAIMLLGIWLLVQSFGTWSASKAASIAYLILGIIAIIGGIGLFGHVLAFSFLASFWLYFVGIFLIISGIMSFFTQEGTAGKGVGGLGIILGILYIILGAYAWNPVYLAFLIGLWLIIEGISLFFVNPSDTTSE
- a CDS encoding MFS transporter, with the translated sequence MDPTPVDNKNNATGMIALATLIFVAAVANLNLSVANVALPSIGFAFDASQVQINLVAVGYSLGLAASVLWFGALGDHHGRKMMLILGTILAIPSSIVAGFAPSVEILIGARIIGGLAAGMAFPTTLALIAALWSGPTRTRAIALWSGIGAAIASLGPVISGYLLTFADWGSVFLITLPLAVIALIMVIKFIPAHISETKAPVDNIGGLFSLIFLGTLTLAINFAPVPNSGTLIIGFLIVAAATGILFIRRQRRIKNPLYDLKVASRSIFWVAACAGIIVFGALMGAMYIGQQFLQNVLSYSTLDSGLAILPAAVLMILVAPHSAKLVESHGSRFTLLSGYVFCLLGFLTMLLLWQDHIPYWKVGLAYAFVGIGVGLAGTPASHSLTGSVPVEREGMASGTADLQRDFGGAIMTSIFGALLTAGYSRSIASQISSLPSSAQQQITSGIEATLQKSFSSAAELAQQHPQYSTQIIAAAKNSFLAGDHWAYLAGIVAILIGAAIVFFKFPKKEEEERLLAQYHEIDTKEE
- a CDS encoding AI-2E family transporter; its protein translation is MEDLRIPPFLQQIIVIAVIFLVIIGMKYSSEILGPILLTVFISIIIYPFLKWLEKRGLSYNQSIVVTLVATFALGLSIIWFLAVSLVELIKQLPSLTITSGGILAQYGNDIIKFLVSNIPLGNISGFIATGIFMLFAIIFLVYELPQIKIRLTKGLGADNPNLRKIFDIIDANIKYFIIRAKVNLIYGIGVSAILFVFDINFAVLWGLLTFALGFIPYLGIMLAAIPPVLVAWAKYGIWGAISMGLFFIVINTIAESYIFPKLTGKGLQMSVFVVFVSLFVWGWIIGPTGFLIGVPLTLIVINYLENFHETRWLASLMISKEEDEEEKDSKADQT
- a CDS encoding heavy metal-binding domain-containing protein; this encodes MLILTSPTIEGKKIIEYHGLVTGDALLGANLYKDLFSGVRDVVGGRTSKYEEELTTARSIALKSMTEKAEEKGANAIIGTRVAYHNLGGTMGNTIMVTVVGTAVSFQE
- a CDS encoding YbjQ family protein, which gives rise to MVTHGNVIIEKRWALFAILLGILLGFGSALICLAWNLVIFGFNIMYIVSPLLAGFVETVIANRKYGKSTGAISALLTFLLINGYGWFSPGWIFPKEPVTLSLITIIAIILTIQAAFPIFVNHILLVVVPGIIFRLMGALVRTPSEIIQATSPETGKREKQADEIFLDELALPLISVPDVNHGKIKNYVGLVIGEAIAEQKDSEGRFSTILKLIVPASLDDYNLGEAKKLALSQMLENAESMGANGVVEVSLDFVSMGGLQGSVTIVTATGTAVIFNEQNNPRDNLINKDPKQELIENDVRTSESIANSN
- a CDS encoding PRC-barrel domain-containing protein; translated protein: MRLKEKIIGKEVVDINAMVIGSVKDVEVNFESKTLEAFIVGKGGLLEGLGSSRNDIIIPHSMVVAVGDKIIVKSENQHL
- a CDS encoding PAS domain S-box protein; this translates as MAKILIIGDKGCDVQHLKNMIHSIGHDTIYTTSSVENALKKSHELNPDLILMDIILHGKFDGVKTIAKMDIPIVYIITPFDEPIIKKTLVTEPCGYLLKPVSNTELKVTIQLALYKHNMEVTSKEYKHRFRTITNKLHETEIFLKSIYHDSQLPILVLDIARDGNYIISSYNDAFERATGIKKSGGIGENLSDFAPVDLFEVQHHLYEKISECLESGETIQYKNHINLSEIENWWLISLTPLKNVEDEFYRIIITIFNITEHKQIENISPKSEENYRLLVENLQRGVWRIDKDGYTSFVNESMTDMLGYTIEEMMGKPLFDFVDESDVEFSRKKLLRRKQGLSEQYDFGFIRKDGVKIYTTIAATPLTDKKGTYQGSLIGVINITERKKTEMALKESKQRLSGIIEFLPDATFAIDNKGKVIAWNKAIENMTGFKAQNMIGKGNYEYSLPFYGMRRPILIDLLNQSDESIENRYRYLKREGNVVLAETEAPLNGVNCVLWGKASPLYDDEGHVQGAIESIRDVTERKKSEKILQTSFFEQRIINDVVMELTGVKNSAEIYSIIAEAVRKLLPDSYIIVRAIAPDQKNIRITEILGHEHGLKKLEKIVGIDLFKIKFPLEEFNAEEGKSYQSGELTQFEEGIYGLTLGKIPRKVCNILEKKFNIDEMYNIGFSFSDENYGGLAITLPPGKSMEHENAIETIVNQASIAIQRSRAEEAIKESLREKDVLLREINHRVKNNMQIVSSLLNLQTQHVEKEETIGVLKESQGRVKSMAMIHEKLYQSRDLSHINFKEYVEKLVFDILYSYGVKTGTITPIIQVDNIEMGLETAIPLGLIINELVTNSIKYAFPQKKGTITIALKSLSEQMQLTISDDGIGLPADLDPQNTETLGLQLLNSLVHQIDANVKINRDNGTEFKIVFNELNYKKRIEDNFKEKNNDYSSPI